A genomic region of Prevotella scopos JCM 17725 contains the following coding sequences:
- the csm3 gene encoding type III-A CRISPR-associated RAMP protein Csm3 produces MATTKLKNKIVYTGIIRLKTGLHIGGTNAALNIGGPDKFVVRNPLTNIPYIPGSSLKGKLRSLVELANGETNAGKPSNDPNSKSGALFGTAGDSESNHASRLIVRDAVMVTQADDEDELMIFGLERSDIPDFSNTDLPFTESKTEVNIDRITAKANPRTFERVPAGALFKLEMVLNIFEGENEDDLKNTLKQGITLLHDDYLGGNGSRGYGQVEIKITKEDVKKY; encoded by the coding sequence ATGGCTACAACAAAATTAAAAAACAAGATTGTCTATACTGGTATAATCAGATTAAAGACAGGTTTACATATTGGAGGAACGAATGCTGCACTCAACATTGGAGGACCAGACAAGTTTGTCGTTCGAAACCCATTAACCAACATTCCTTATATACCAGGGAGTTCTCTTAAAGGCAAGCTACGAAGTTTGGTAGAATTAGCAAATGGAGAAACAAATGCAGGTAAACCATCTAACGATCCTAACAGTAAGTCTGGTGCGTTATTTGGGACAGCGGGGGATAGTGAGTCAAATCACGCATCAAGGTTAATTGTAAGAGATGCAGTTATGGTAACACAAGCTGACGATGAAGATGAACTAATGATCTTCGGACTTGAACGTTCTGATATACCCGATTTTAGTAATACAGATTTACCATTCACGGAGAGTAAGACTGAAGTAAACATTGATCGTATAACAGCTAAGGCCAACCCTCGAACATTTGAAAGAGTACCAGCAGGAGCACTCTTTAAGTTAGAAATGGTCTTAAATATCTTTGAAGGAGAAAACGAAGATGATTTAAAAAACACTTTAAAACAAGGAATTACTCTGCTACACGACGATTATCTTGGAGGAAATGGTTCACGTGGATATGGACAAGTTGAGATAAAAATAACAAAAGAGGACGTTAAAAAATATTGA
- the csm5 gene encoding type III-A CRISPR-associated RAMP protein Csm5: MSKVKIDIVSRIHIGSGDTLQYGSDFINFQEDNDKWIGIISPRKIMSLIKDDTKALNAWIATIERKKSIIDFMKAYVPDAIIDDYCIRIDQTSETLKETDTLQTFIHDALGRPYIPGSSIKGAIRTAILSNIIKDKTEIKNSINPSKINARAIEQKLLGENPNKDIFRFLKIGDAIFGDYYENIVRLYSINEREKNSFWDTTKGQMVETLMPKDSSTCDMKLDLNAYKNAKECVQTLPECMTSLKDIFSTINQHSETLLNQEIKYWQDQVDKPNADNVDKYIKGLDTIMNQIQQCKKESKSTCILRLGAGSGWRFITGAWAENLENFNEDIVPAARPHNQRYTDYSFPKSRRVDKNCKPLGFIRMTLLES; this comes from the coding sequence ATGAGTAAAGTTAAAATAGATATCGTAAGTAGAATTCATATTGGTTCTGGCGATACACTGCAATATGGAAGTGATTTTATTAACTTTCAAGAAGACAATGACAAATGGATAGGCATTATATCTCCTCGTAAGATAATGTCACTAATAAAAGATGATACAAAAGCTTTAAACGCCTGGATAGCTACTATTGAACGCAAGAAGTCTATAATTGATTTTATGAAGGCTTATGTCCCAGATGCTATTATAGATGATTATTGTATCCGAATAGACCAGACGTCTGAAACGCTTAAAGAAACTGATACGCTTCAAACTTTTATTCATGATGCACTTGGCAGGCCCTACATCCCAGGAAGTTCGATCAAAGGCGCAATACGTACTGCTATTCTTTCTAATATCATCAAAGATAAAACTGAAATAAAGAATAGTATTAACCCCTCAAAAATAAATGCAAGGGCAATAGAACAAAAGTTGTTAGGAGAGAATCCTAACAAGGATATATTTCGCTTTCTGAAAATAGGAGATGCAATCTTTGGTGATTATTACGAAAATATTGTTAGATTATACAGTATTAATGAACGAGAGAAAAACAGCTTCTGGGATACGACTAAGGGTCAAATGGTTGAAACATTAATGCCTAAAGATTCTTCTACCTGTGATATGAAACTGGATTTAAATGCTTATAAAAATGCAAAAGAATGTGTTCAAACGCTTCCTGAATGTATGACATCTTTAAAAGATATCTTTTCCACTATCAATCAACATTCAGAAACATTATTAAATCAAGAAATAAAATATTGGCAGGATCAAGTTGATAAACCAAATGCTGACAACGTTGATAAATACATAAAAGGCTTAGATACAATTATGAATCAAATTCAGCAATGCAAAAAAGAAAGTAAGAGTACGTGTATCCTAAGATTAGGAGCAGGTTCTGGCTGGCGATTCATTACAGGGGCATGGGCAGAGAATCTTGAAAACTTCAACGAAGACATTGTACCAGCTGCACGCCCTCATAATCAAAGATACACTGACTATAGTTTTCCTAAGTCAAGAAGAGTTGACAAGAATTGTAAACCTTTAGGTTTTATTCGTATGACATTATTAGAAAGTTAA
- a CDS encoding Card1-like endonuclease domain-containing protein, with product MKKKIHIALVGGQTMPIFLGIKESSPDEVLLVHSKKSLSEAKHIKELCSEKCQLLEFPPVDYEAIKISVESLLDRLTDDEITINLSGGTKPWALLFALQTQRMENVTLLYIDQNGICYDYTQQKKWRSKGLSMKEIMLYNGQPAERHTLLDDYTEDDFKAMRAIKAIRQYNFKEFKELTTPRKEGQIKINNQSKGTLRTSNSSYIEWDKNENRVTLSLYGRSGFKESTYESPHIMQIIFNSGWFEYEVAQMISQWEYAKEVWLNNIYPYNNKLPKNEIDVIINTGYKLLMVECKTQIYDNTDIDKFNTAAKNYGGLGSKAIFITDAKMRPEAIEKCSDSHILSFSMKNFNNHHSAQETLFQLLNQELFYTNTR from the coding sequence ATGAAGAAAAAAATACACATAGCACTCGTTGGTGGACAAACTATGCCAATTTTCCTTGGCATAAAGGAAAGTTCTCCAGATGAGGTTCTACTTGTACATTCAAAGAAAAGCCTGTCTGAAGCTAAGCATATAAAAGAACTATGTTCAGAAAAATGCCAGTTACTTGAATTCCCACCAGTTGACTATGAAGCTATTAAAATATCTGTAGAATCATTATTAGATAGACTTACTGATGATGAAATTACCATCAATCTTTCAGGGGGAACAAAACCATGGGCTCTTTTGTTCGCTTTACAAACACAAAGAATGGAAAATGTTACTCTATTATACATTGATCAGAATGGTATTTGTTATGACTACACACAACAAAAGAAATGGAGAAGCAAAGGTCTTAGTATGAAGGAAATCATGCTATATAATGGTCAGCCCGCAGAAAGACATACCTTATTAGACGATTATACAGAAGACGACTTTAAAGCAATGCGAGCTATCAAGGCGATAAGACAGTACAATTTCAAAGAATTCAAAGAACTAACGACTCCTCGCAAAGAAGGACAAATAAAGATAAACAATCAGAGTAAAGGAACACTTCGGACTTCAAATAGCTCATATATAGAATGGGATAAAAATGAAAATCGAGTGACCCTTTCACTGTATGGCAGATCTGGATTTAAAGAGAGTACCTATGAATCCCCTCACATCATGCAGATTATCTTTAACTCAGGCTGGTTTGAATATGAAGTCGCACAAATGATTAGCCAGTGGGAATATGCAAAAGAAGTATGGTTAAATAACATTTATCCATACAATAACAAATTACCAAAAAATGAGATAGATGTAATTATCAACACGGGATATAAACTACTTATGGTTGAATGCAAGACACAGATATATGACAACACTGATATTGACAAATTCAATACTGCAGCCAAAAACTATGGTGGGCTGGGCTCGAAAGCTATCTTTATAACAGATGCAAAGATGAGACCTGAAGCTATCGAAAAATGTTCTGATAGCCATATTCTCTCATTCAGTATGAAAAATTTTAATAATCACCATTCTGCACAAGAGACATTGTTTCAACTGCTTAACCAAGAACTATTTTACACAAATACTAGATAA
- a CDS encoding CRISPR-associated primase-polymerase type B has protein sequence MLLFGTNIQSAADELKKVQEEYLYNSLRNPKPTIAATIQQLRIVYSMDAKAYAQLKRRLPYFVCGQFNPPFRRKENFAYTESFILDFDHLSSKQLSMKTIRDNIVKDEQVMMCFTSPSEDGLKVMFRLKERCYDAGLYSIFYKAFAATFAMRHNLTQVTDSKTSDVARACFISIDPNAYFNPNSIPVDIKAYLDESNPDLLFKIKHEQDEHDKVIKKSDDEQVPLPKDPDKDILTRIRQQLNPKAQLPIEQHPAYVPERLNEIIAELKLFIEETGLQVTEIINIQYAKKIRARLGQKEAEVNLFYGKRGFSVVISPRFGTNEELNELLADLIKAFLQK, from the coding sequence ATGCTACTATTCGGAACAAACATACAATCTGCAGCTGACGAATTAAAGAAGGTACAAGAAGAGTATCTCTATAATAGCCTCCGTAACCCTAAGCCTACTATTGCTGCAACAATCCAGCAACTACGTATAGTTTACAGCATGGATGCTAAAGCCTATGCGCAGCTAAAAAGAAGACTGCCATATTTTGTCTGTGGACAATTTAACCCACCTTTCCGCAGAAAGGAGAACTTTGCTTACACAGAAAGCTTTATTCTTGACTTTGACCATCTATCATCTAAGCAACTATCAATGAAAACTATACGTGATAATATTGTGAAAGATGAACAAGTCATGATGTGTTTTACGTCACCAAGTGAGGATGGCCTGAAAGTTATGTTTCGGCTTAAAGAACGATGCTATGATGCAGGATTATATTCTATTTTTTACAAAGCCTTTGCTGCTACTTTTGCTATGCGGCATAATTTGACCCAAGTAACTGATAGTAAGACCTCAGATGTTGCACGTGCATGTTTTATCAGCATAGACCCAAATGCCTATTTCAATCCAAATTCAATACCTGTTGATATTAAAGCTTATCTTGACGAATCAAATCCAGACTTGCTCTTCAAAATAAAACACGAACAAGACGAACATGACAAAGTTATCAAGAAGAGTGACGACGAACAGGTGCCTTTACCAAAAGATCCTGACAAAGATATATTAACACGTATTCGACAGCAACTTAATCCAAAGGCACAACTGCCAATAGAACAACATCCAGCCTATGTACCAGAACGGCTCAACGAAATAATTGCTGAATTAAAACTCTTTATAGAAGAAACAGGACTACAAGTAACAGAGATTATTAATATACAATATGCTAAGAAAATTCGAGCACGATTAGGACAAAAGGAAGCCGAGGTAAACCTCTTTTATGGTAAACGTGGATTCAGCGTCGTCATATCTCCCAGATTTGGAACAAATGAAGAACTGAACGAACTACTTGCAGATTTAATTAAAGCTTTTCTACAAAAGTAA
- the csx2 gene encoding TIGR02221 family CRISPR-associated protein — MARKLFISVLGTGLYEKGVYTQGDFRSSETRFIQQATLELIGCKETWTEEDRICLLLTDKAKESNWEVSSRKHPHTKEEIAYEGLSTLLQKMDLRSHIIPVSICDGKNEDEMWKIFQTTFEQIQDGDELYFDLTHSFRYLPMLILVLGNYAKFLKNIRIAHISYGNYEARNEEGSPIVDLLPLTVLQDWTFAAADFLHNGRSEQLTQLTQQVFKPILRDTRGQDQQARALRDFSDALNNITNNLQMCRGLNITEEKGICRLKESINQLSEDIIAPLVPVVKRIERSFTKFISDANILNGLHAAQWCYDNHMYQQSITILQETIVTYICNNNELSKTDKDARALVNAAFYIVEEKLQQEEEKWKLPNYGENYEAIDKVRELIKDPDVEKLSRSFKTATDVRNDFNHAGFRPNPMSADRLTQKIDESIKEVHNIISDNYVHQPL; from the coding sequence ATGGCACGAAAACTATTCATATCCGTTCTCGGAACAGGTCTATACGAAAAAGGTGTATATACACAGGGAGACTTCAGGTCAAGTGAAACAAGATTCATCCAGCAGGCAACACTTGAGTTGATTGGATGTAAGGAAACTTGGACAGAAGAAGACAGGATTTGCCTCCTGCTCACAGACAAAGCGAAAGAATCAAACTGGGAGGTATCATCACGCAAACATCCACATACGAAGGAGGAAATAGCCTATGAGGGACTGAGCACTTTACTCCAGAAAATGGATTTACGTTCACATATTATACCTGTATCAATCTGCGATGGGAAGAATGAGGACGAAATGTGGAAGATATTCCAGACTACATTTGAACAGATACAGGATGGGGATGAACTTTACTTCGACCTTACTCACAGCTTTCGCTATTTACCAATGCTCATTCTTGTTCTTGGTAATTATGCCAAGTTCCTAAAAAATATACGTATAGCACACATTTCATACGGCAACTATGAAGCACGCAACGAGGAGGGGTCTCCTATTGTAGATTTACTACCGCTGACAGTTCTTCAAGACTGGACCTTTGCTGCTGCCGATTTCCTGCACAATGGACGTAGCGAGCAGCTGACACAACTCACCCAACAGGTTTTTAAGCCAATTCTTCGTGACACTCGTGGACAAGACCAACAGGCGCGAGCACTCAGGGATTTCTCAGACGCTCTGAATAATATTACAAACAATCTTCAAATGTGTCGTGGATTAAATATTACAGAGGAAAAGGGCATCTGCCGTCTGAAAGAGTCTATCAACCAGTTATCTGAGGACATCATTGCTCCTTTAGTTCCTGTGGTGAAAAGGATAGAGCGGTCATTTACAAAGTTTATCTCAGACGCTAATATCCTTAATGGACTGCATGCTGCACAATGGTGCTACGACAACCACATGTATCAACAGTCTATAACAATTCTGCAAGAAACGATTGTAACCTATATCTGTAATAATAATGAACTCTCAAAAACTGACAAAGATGCACGAGCTCTGGTCAATGCGGCTTTCTACATTGTAGAGGAAAAACTACAGCAGGAGGAAGAGAAATGGAAACTGCCGAACTATGGTGAGAATTACGAGGCTATAGACAAGGTAAGAGAACTTATTAAAGATCCTGACGTAGAAAAACTTTCCAGAAGCTTTAAAACAGCTACCGATGTTCGTAACGATTTCAACCATGCTGGATTCCGTCCTAATCCAATGTCTGCAGATAGACTGACACAGAAGATTGATGAAAGCATAAAAGAAGTGCATAATATTATATCTGACAATTATGTTCATCAACCTCTCTAA
- the csm4 gene encoding type III-A CRISPR-associated RAMP protein Csm4, with the protein MKTFSIIKLTNLSPIHIGMGREVTDNSAHTLHSDTLSAALAAIRVQTKGAERIKEFINSFSISSAFPFWEGQLFLPKPQGRLHVKVEEKEESEIRKVLKGVQYIESSLWNKLIKGEVLCVKPNQIHRNLLLAESSNSLHPIISRSQVNERVSVSREDGRDAEPFFFEWDFYHSKAGLYILTDAKEELFEELYDLFTILGEQGIGTDRNIGGGKFEVEKGGTIELGETNENSNGQLLLSLFIPTEEELPKINLKSSHYSILLRGGFMAGSYNERLRHLHKKNIYMFNVGSFFKTEDHLQGKVVDLQPNWNSDEIHPVYRSGLPLSVPVKMINYE; encoded by the coding sequence ATGAAAACATTCTCAATCATAAAACTCACCAACCTCTCTCCCATTCATATAGGAATGGGTAGAGAGGTCACTGATAATTCTGCGCATACGTTACATTCCGATACACTTTCTGCAGCATTAGCAGCTATACGAGTACAAACCAAAGGAGCTGAAAGAATAAAAGAGTTTATAAATTCATTTTCTATCAGTTCAGCTTTCCCTTTCTGGGAAGGTCAGCTTTTTTTACCGAAACCACAAGGACGACTGCATGTCAAAGTTGAAGAAAAGGAAGAAAGTGAGATACGTAAAGTGCTTAAAGGTGTCCAATATATAGAAAGTAGTCTGTGGAACAAACTCATTAAAGGAGAAGTCCTTTGTGTAAAACCAAACCAGATACACCGTAACTTACTACTCGCAGAATCATCCAACAGTTTACACCCAATTATTTCACGTTCACAAGTTAACGAGCGCGTCTCTGTTTCTCGCGAAGATGGGAGAGATGCAGAACCTTTCTTCTTCGAGTGGGATTTTTATCATAGTAAAGCAGGATTATATATTCTCACCGATGCAAAAGAAGAATTATTTGAGGAATTATATGACCTCTTCACAATTCTCGGTGAACAAGGTATAGGAACAGACCGAAATATTGGAGGTGGAAAATTCGAGGTTGAAAAAGGAGGAACTATAGAATTAGGAGAAACAAACGAAAATAGTAACGGACAGCTTCTGCTCTCTCTTTTTATCCCGACAGAAGAAGAGCTACCAAAAATCAATCTCAAAAGTTCACATTACAGCATTCTGCTCCGAGGTGGCTTTATGGCTGGTAGTTATAATGAAAGACTCCGGCATCTTCATAAAAAAAACATATATATGTTCAACGTCGGTTCTTTCTTCAAAACAGAAGACCATTTACAAGGGAAAGTCGTAGATTTACAACCTAATTGGAATAGTGACGAAATCCATCCTGTTTACAGAAGCGGATTACCTCTCAGCGTACCTGTTAAAATGATAAACTATGAGTAA
- a CDS encoding ATP-dependent DNA helicase: MTEKKDKQIILTPSQQQAFNKLKDFVNGSSANTFILTGYAGTGKTTLMKTLIEWINEQNKEFQLLASTGRAAKILSNKTECEAKTVHSCIYTFADFNQDIEKVVEQIDDSKGIDDTGQLLLQFTPILAKNSDYNRKVYIIDEASMISDFPDKNPTQAIFGTGRLLHDLINYDFKGCFIFVGDACQLPPIAQDFSPALDKEYLEDVHNMTVERATLNEIVRQQDGNDIVVAATRMRTLYQNPPQVKWGKFPFRGYKDIKIHPNQLSIVNAYINNVKQNGFEDATLLCGSNAACNTLTSIVRPALGFNKSLLEVGELLLITQNNNTTRLMNGDLVKVISTERRVRRAGLTFLQVEVEEMVSKQTFSLFLIEDILYGNMTNLTQDSQKALFIDFYRRMKEQHIKPKTEDFKDAMFNDPYLNALRAVYGYALTCHKAQGGEWKDVYLDIPRRLSHSPKRSVYQWLYTAMTRASDCLHVADDFFIG, encoded by the coding sequence ATGACAGAAAAGAAAGACAAGCAGATAATTCTGACACCTTCCCAACAGCAGGCTTTCAATAAGTTGAAAGACTTTGTCAATGGTAGTAGTGCCAATACATTCATCCTTACTGGATATGCTGGAACTGGAAAGACTACACTGATGAAGACACTCATTGAGTGGATAAACGAGCAAAACAAAGAATTCCAACTGCTTGCCTCGACAGGCAGAGCGGCAAAGATTCTCAGCAACAAGACAGAATGTGAGGCTAAGACAGTTCATAGTTGTATCTATACCTTTGCAGATTTCAATCAGGATATCGAGAAGGTTGTCGAACAGATTGACGATTCGAAAGGTATTGATGATACAGGACAGTTACTATTGCAATTTACACCAATCTTAGCAAAGAATTCTGATTATAACCGCAAAGTCTATATCATTGATGAAGCATCTATGATTTCTGATTTTCCCGATAAAAACCCTACTCAGGCTATATTTGGAACAGGAAGATTACTACACGATCTCATCAACTACGATTTCAAAGGCTGTTTTATCTTTGTAGGTGATGCTTGTCAGCTACCACCTATTGCACAAGACTTCTCGCCTGCGCTTGACAAAGAATATCTGGAGGATGTTCACAATATGACTGTTGAACGTGCTACGCTCAATGAGATTGTACGTCAGCAGGATGGCAACGACATTGTCGTCGCTGCCACACGTATGCGCACACTCTATCAGAATCCGCCTCAAGTGAAATGGGGAAAGTTTCCTTTCCGTGGTTACAAAGACATCAAGATACATCCTAATCAGCTATCAATCGTCAATGCCTATATCAACAACGTAAAGCAGAACGGTTTTGAAGATGCTACCCTACTCTGTGGAAGCAATGCTGCCTGCAACACACTGACGAGTATCGTACGTCCTGCACTCGGTTTCAATAAGTCCTTACTTGAAGTGGGCGAACTATTGCTTATCACTCAGAACAACAATACGACAAGGCTCATGAATGGTGACCTCGTAAAGGTTATCTCTACAGAACGGCGCGTAAGACGTGCAGGACTCACCTTCCTGCAAGTTGAAGTGGAAGAAATGGTAAGCAAGCAAACTTTCTCTCTCTTCCTCATAGAAGACATTCTATATGGTAATATGACCAATCTTACACAAGATTCTCAAAAAGCACTCTTCATCGACTTCTACCGACGAATGAAAGAGCAGCATATCAAACCCAAGACTGAAGACTTCAAGGATGCTATGTTTAACGACCCTTACCTCAATGCCCTCCGAGCTGTCTATGGTTATGCACTTACTTGTCACAAGGCACAAGGAGGAGAGTGGAAGGACGTGTATCTCGACATCCCCCGACGCCTCAGCCACTCTCCGAAGCGTTCAGTCTATCAGTGGCTCTACACTGCTATGACACGCGCCAGTGATTGTCTACATGTAGCAGATGATTTCTTTATTGGTTAA
- the cas1 gene encoding CRISPR-associated endonuclease Cas1 has translation MELILNTFGVSLNRDNEGFVINTSEGKQRIPAVGIDSIQISRGAQITSDAVMLAIEHEIEVMFMDKTGKPIGRIWSPKYGSISTIRKGQLNFIYSHNAVDWIKEVLLKKIENQQALMLLFNNDDHPETDTEKNIARLEDYRNKIRTLDGDIVNDIAPMLRGWEGQASRIYFSTINAFLPEQFRFNIRSQHPALDITNAFLNYGYGILYGRIEGALIKAGVDPYIGVLHRDDYNRPVLVYDIIEMYRIWVDYVVYTLLAQNVITEEFYSVREDGSYWLEALGRRVLIQSLNDYMDEVITVKGVTRSRLTILSLYAQSLAQKFKEEM, from the coding sequence ATGGAATTAATACTCAACACATTTGGCGTTTCACTTAATCGTGACAATGAAGGTTTCGTTATCAATACATCTGAGGGTAAACAACGCATACCTGCTGTAGGCATAGATAGCATACAAATCAGCCGTGGTGCACAGATAACAAGTGATGCTGTAATGCTCGCAATAGAACACGAGATAGAAGTAATGTTCATGGACAAGACTGGAAAACCTATCGGACGTATATGGAGTCCTAAATATGGTAGTATTTCTACTATTCGAAAAGGGCAGTTGAACTTTATCTACTCTCACAACGCAGTAGACTGGATAAAGGAGGTCCTACTCAAGAAGATAGAAAATCAACAGGCCCTGATGTTACTTTTCAACAATGATGACCATCCAGAAACAGATACAGAAAAAAACATAGCAAGATTAGAAGACTACCGCAATAAAATCCGCACACTTGATGGCGACATTGTTAATGACATTGCTCCTATGTTACGTGGATGGGAGGGACAAGCCTCACGCATATATTTCAGCACTATAAATGCATTCCTTCCAGAGCAGTTTCGCTTCAATATCCGCTCACAACATCCTGCGCTCGACATCACAAATGCGTTCCTTAATTATGGTTATGGTATCCTCTACGGACGCATTGAGGGAGCGCTTATTAAAGCAGGAGTTGACCCATACATTGGTGTTCTACATCGTGACGACTACAATCGTCCCGTTCTTGTCTATGATATCATCGAGATGTACCGTATCTGGGTAGATTATGTTGTCTATACACTTCTTGCACAAAATGTTATTACGGAGGAGTTTTATTCTGTTCGTGAAGATGGCTCTTACTGGCTTGAAGCCCTTGGACGTCGTGTACTCATACAATCACTCAACGACTACATGGACGAGGTGATAACCGTAAAAGGAGTAACAAGGTCTCGTTTGACCATACTCTCACTCTATGCACAATCCCTTGCCCAAAAATTTAAAGAGGAAATGTAA
- the csm2 gene encoding type III-A CRISPR-associated protein Csm2 — MVKSNNENRFPDRGRNSWNANRTEIESPQDVFTKAGFDETWLTEGANEKLPDFAEKIGKYMARNGLTNSKIRSIYGEIKRIQMGKFEIEKASFFLLRPKVAYALGRDEKNKGLQLFKIVFDKTYPFVKDHTTYHNFCNLIEAILAYHKAYGGKD, encoded by the coding sequence ATGGTAAAATCTAACAATGAGAACAGATTCCCTGACCGGGGGAGAAACAGTTGGAATGCAAACAGGACAGAGATAGAAAGTCCGCAAGATGTTTTTACAAAAGCTGGCTTTGACGAAACTTGGCTTACTGAAGGAGCCAATGAAAAACTTCCAGATTTTGCAGAAAAAATTGGGAAGTACATGGCAAGAAATGGACTTACCAATTCTAAGATTCGCAGTATTTATGGCGAGATAAAAAGAATACAAATGGGAAAATTTGAAATCGAAAAAGCCTCATTCTTTTTGCTCCGCCCCAAAGTAGCCTATGCTTTGGGGAGAGATGAAAAAAACAAGGGACTACAACTATTTAAAATTGTCTTCGATAAAACTTACCCTTTTGTCAAGGACCATACAACTTATCATAATTTTTGCAACCTTATAGAGGCTATCCTTGCGTATCATAAAGCGTATGGAGGTAAAGACTAA